In Parasphingorhabdus halotolerans, a single window of DNA contains:
- the glp gene encoding molybdopterin molybdotransferase MoeA gives MSALLPLEEAQQRLVSLATRLPIETVPIAQALGRYLAADIAAHRNQPAADMSAMDGYAIRFEDRAGPWTCVGECKAGSEPCPPLKSGQTARIFTGALLPGGADTVVMQENVETDGNVISLIAEPSPEQGRHVRRIGSDFCRGDIALSKGTWLSPAALGHAVIAGYGELPAHQKPNVAVVSTGDELVEPGARARSHQIPASNDVMVSAMLAGLTGETRALSRIADNMDALCAALDSARDCDIIVTIGGASVGDHDLVAPAFERLGGTIDFHKIAMKPGKPVMSGKLGNSVVLALPGNPGSAFVSATLLLLPLVRYMAGAAEYLPKYRSAQTTTTLPPTQNRAQFLRAQVDSVGITAFDSQDSAKLSVLAAANALLYRPANSDEELAGGTVHYISI, from the coding sequence ATGAGCGCGCTTCTGCCATTGGAAGAGGCGCAGCAGCGTCTTGTTTCCTTGGCGACGCGACTACCAATTGAGACCGTTCCCATAGCACAAGCCCTTGGCCGCTATCTCGCAGCGGATATTGCTGCGCATCGCAATCAACCCGCAGCCGATATGTCTGCCATGGATGGCTACGCTATCCGGTTTGAAGACCGCGCTGGTCCCTGGACGTGCGTTGGTGAATGCAAAGCTGGCAGTGAACCTTGTCCACCACTGAAATCCGGCCAGACCGCGCGTATTTTTACTGGTGCACTGCTACCAGGTGGCGCGGATACTGTTGTGATGCAGGAAAATGTTGAAACCGATGGCAATGTTATCAGCCTCATAGCCGAACCTTCGCCGGAACAAGGCCGTCATGTCCGCCGCATAGGCAGTGATTTTTGCAGAGGGGACATTGCGCTCAGCAAAGGCACATGGCTTTCGCCAGCAGCGCTCGGCCATGCAGTAATTGCCGGATATGGCGAACTTCCTGCGCACCAAAAACCCAACGTTGCGGTCGTATCCACTGGAGACGAACTTGTAGAACCGGGTGCGCGCGCCCGTTCCCACCAGATACCCGCAAGCAATGACGTCATGGTGTCAGCCATGCTGGCAGGTCTTACCGGGGAAACCCGCGCTCTGAGCCGCATAGCAGACAATATGGACGCGCTGTGCGCCGCGCTGGACAGCGCGCGGGACTGCGACATTATCGTCACCATAGGCGGCGCATCAGTTGGCGATCACGATCTGGTCGCGCCGGCATTTGAACGATTGGGTGGCACCATAGATTTCCATAAAATAGCGATGAAGCCCGGCAAACCCGTTATGTCGGGAAAGCTCGGCAATAGCGTGGTTCTCGCCCTCCCCGGAAACCCCGGGTCAGCTTTTGTCAGCGCTACATTGCTTTTGTTGCCACTAGTCCGATACATGGCAGGCGCAGCCGAATATTTGCCCAAATATCGAAGCGCACAAACGACAACCACCCTGCCACCCACCCAAAACCGCGCGCAATTCCTGAGAGCGCAAGTTGATTCCGTTGGCATCACCGCTTTTGATAGCCAGGACAGCGCAAAACTATCGGTACTGGCGGCGGCCAATGCCCTGCTATATCGACCAGCAAATTCGGATGAAGAACTTGCGGGAGGCACAGTCCATTATATTTCGATCTGA
- the lexA gene encoding transcriptional repressor LexA: MLTTKQHELLCFIDVRLKETGVSPSFEEMKDELGLKSKSGIHRLISALEEREFIRRLPNRARALEVLKLPEGGMAAASTSNVVEITSIQKTVPTQAPQALPKVRRAVANDDVIEIPLHGRIAAGVPIEAIEGETALSVPAALLGPGEHYALEVSGDSMIEAGILDGDFALIQRTEIARDGEIVVALIHDEEATLKYLRRENGNVRLDPANPAYEPQIYGPGEVRVQGKMAGLLRRYN, encoded by the coding sequence ATGCTCACTACCAAGCAACATGAACTTTTGTGCTTCATAGACGTTCGCCTCAAGGAAACGGGAGTTTCGCCATCTTTTGAGGAGATGAAAGATGAACTGGGACTCAAGTCCAAATCCGGTATTCATCGGCTGATTAGTGCATTGGAAGAACGGGAGTTTATTCGCCGGCTGCCAAACCGGGCTCGTGCGCTGGAAGTTTTGAAATTGCCTGAAGGCGGTATGGCTGCGGCGAGCACGAGCAATGTTGTCGAAATAACGTCGATACAAAAAACTGTTCCAACGCAGGCACCTCAGGCTTTGCCAAAAGTTAGACGCGCTGTTGCAAATGATGATGTTATTGAAATTCCGCTACATGGCCGCATCGCAGCTGGCGTTCCTATCGAAGCGATTGAGGGCGAGACGGCGCTGAGCGTTCCGGCTGCCCTGCTTGGCCCCGGCGAGCATTATGCGCTGGAAGTTTCGGGCGACTCGATGATTGAAGCGGGTATATTGGATGGTGACTTTGCGCTTATACAGCGCACCGAAATCGCACGCGATGGCGAGATTGTCGTTGCGTTGATCCATGATGAAGAAGCAACGCTGAAATATTTGCGGAGAGAGAATGGCAATGTCCGGCTGGATCCGGCCAATCCTGCCTATGAACCGCAGATATATGGTCCGGGAGAAGTCCGCGTTCAGGGTAAAATGGCGGGACTGCTGCGGCGCTATAACTAG